The DNA region attaattattagtaaaacATTGCGCCCGATAGCAACAGGCcattcagttatttttataggcATACATGAAAAGAAAACACTTGTAccagtatatttatttttttaactctgacaatgatgaatataaaagatataggAACTTCATAACAATTATTCATCACGATAGAGTATTTCTTTATAGCTTATAACTTCAATATTTCAACTCTTTAATGTCTCAAAAGCCTACCAGcatgtaaaaataacttttttcatgaatacaaattatatacaaagttattgatacatttttttatttgaaacaatcacataaaactacataatattttgagacacaaaattaaaaatttcttgcatttaaatgttcataatttctacataataaataattctttattttattttatagttattctaTTAAACCTTTGTAGTTAGTTTTCCATGACAAATATGTGTTCCAAAACAATGCTACCGACTGTACTAATAATACTTGGTATTGTAgaggtatataataaaaatttatgatttgcacCAAAGGCCAAATATAGTAATTTGTCTTTAATACATCAAAGTAGTTTGTTTCTATGTCTTGTTTGATTATATCATAAGACTTCCCCTGCATCGTACCAacagatattaaaagaaacaaaagaaatgtaggtgcaaatataaattggtcaacaaatacttttttcaatGCGACCATTTTCCCACTGGAACCTACATGCTTATTTAGTAAGCCATACCAGATTCTTAAAGCAGGACCCTGGAACATTTAAACAATCaaacttaaatgtttaaattcaaatgtaatattaaaaatgattgacATATTGAAcggttttttataattactacatcaataaaattaaacttacacCGACAAAAAATCCTATTGAGGAAAATTGTAGAGTTCGCTTGTAATCAATCTtcttgaaagattttttttctataacagTTTGTGAAATAATGTCACCTGCTCCCATAAGAGTTCCCGTTTGGACTGCCTGAACTAAATATGGACGACGACTGAGGAGCCTCTTGTATATTTGGAAAATTCCACGAGTTTTCTTCATGGCTAAGTTCATCATCATGAACGTTAGTTCACACGTTACCTTCAAAGATCATATCTTCGTAATCACactattataagatatattagaACAAATCTAGAATTGCATAACTTAAAAacagcaattttattttataacctttagagaaaaatattcatttaagtaataataataagaaataattacttCGCCGTtcgaaatattcaaaatatcgaGATTACCGCttccaatattttgtttaatattgacaattatatatacctataggctataacacattttttacatatagtaATAGTAATAGTACAAGATAGGTATTGCATAGaatacacaattttttttaaaagttcgatattgaattaaatcattgataacatgtatatatattctcaTTTGTATTGTAGTCAGTGTAGTTTGCctaaattctaattaaaaagtatttttgaatCGTCACAATGTAATGATTATCATGCCGTAGATATATGCAATCAAAATTATAGTGTGTAAaggtttcttattttaaatatattataaatatgttacaaaattttaataaattatttgaaacaatattttaagataggtttaatgtaattatccctttaaaacgttttctattataattatttttattgttagtctttaaagatatttataattgaatctttttttatattcttggatttataaaattcttattaatttaaacttcgtGTACTAtagaaaagaataaaatgtgCTCCCgccttatattaatatttgttaagacATCTTTCTCCAATTGTCAAAAGTAGTTGATTTTCAATGTTTGATATAGTCTGCATTTTACATTTAGATCATTTGATGTTCTGGAcctatgtattataaatcgtAATCCTAAATTTTTAGAAAGATTACGGTTGGAGAATAAGATTGTCTAATGGTCAtttgaacttattttttaaagaagtaaATCAAAACTTTCTTCAGCACTATCTAAAATACAAGTGCTACAATGGATAAAAGGAAATTATCGACTGCGGGCGATAGTCTTTATCAAATTTTGCAAGTGCCTAAAACTGCAACGGCCGATGATGTCAAGAAAAGTTATCGGAAATTGGCTTTGAAATACCACCCAGACAAAAATCCTAATAACCCAGAAGCATccgataaatttaaagaagttAACCGAGCACATACTATCCTGAGTGACGCTACGAAGAGAAACATTTACGACAATTATGGCTCGCTCGGACTGTACATAGCCGAACAATTCGGAGAAGAAAATGTTAACGCCTATTTCGTCGTCACAAGCACTTGGTGCAAGGCACTGTGTTGTATTTGTGGAATCCTAACTGGATGTTACTTTTGCTGCTGTCTGTGCTGCTGTTGTAATTGCTGCTGCGGCAAATGTAAACCTCGTCCGCCTGAAGAATCTGGTGACTATCACACCCTGGAGCGAGATGATTCAGACGGAGTTCAACCTGTCACAATGCAGCCCGGAGGTGAAGGCCGTCCGACCGGTGAACAGGCGCCACCCATCGCAATGCCGATGCCCATGCCGGCGCCGGCGTCGGGCGCCTCTGAAAATACGGGGCTCAACACAGGTGGGATTAATTATGGAATTTCacactaataatttaaattactttaaaaaaacatgttttgctATAGTCTTAATTGACTATTCATTTGTTTCATGCAATACAATTATGTCAATAATGCTTcctatatgaatttaaatcacagaattttttaatctgaTGTCCATCTATTATCGAAAAAGTAATttgcatattatatacattactgCTTTcctaagttaaaatttaaatctctcAGGTCAGCAACCATGTGAATACAGTTTATTAAGTAGTGAATTATACTGATGTGACATATTAACACACATTTAGTAGATATCCATTATAGTCTGAAGATAACAAAATGGTGAGctcatttcaatttaaaaatctatggCTCTGTGTTCAAATACATGTAAGaacactttaataaaataaactaagaaataaatttcaaataagcggtgaaaaattatgatgatgtaattaatattatcagcaCACTATCTACAAGAACTGTACagtatgaaataattacagataaataaaaatttacattacattagtAACTGTTGACATAGTAAAGTCAAGAAGCGAGGCTCTTAGTAAGCttgatattacataatatatgtattataatacctGATTGTAATAGGAGTGAATTCATTGTATAGTAATAGACCTCTTTACAATATCAGTAACAATTAAGCATCATGTTAATTGTATAACggccttaaaaatataaatagcattataaacaaaagtcAAGCAAGAATTTTccaaaataaagttatgacaAAACGATGATTGTAAAATACAATCAACTTGATAAATCATTTCTTTGAATAAGTACATTTCTAAAGCGACATATAAAGCCAGTCCGCAAGCAAGTAAGTCTATTCAAACGGAAGCACTatcttgataaaaatttaaaaaaatttacattgttaACGTTAACACGATTTTTTCTAGATGTGTTTTTATCATTACCacgaaaaagtatttaaaaattttaatgcatcTTAGTATGTGTTGAATAAatcacttaaattataatacttatgaTGAGGGGAtaaccttattatattttggccTGACAGTTATAATGACATTCAACATCTTAGCCATGTTGGGAGTTTCATCTTACCCCTACTTAT from Danaus plexippus chromosome 3 unlocalized genomic scaffold, MEX_DaPlex mxdp_30, whole genome shotgun sequence includes:
- the LOC133320088 gene encoding protein Mpv17; this encodes MMMNLAMKKTRGIFQIYKRLLSRRPYLVQAVQTGTLMGAGDIISQTVIEKKSFKKIDYKRTLQFSSIGFFVGGPALRIWYGLLNKHVGSSGKMVALKKVFVDQFIFAPTFLLFLLISVGTMQGKSYDIIKQDIETNYFDVLKTNYYIWPLVQIINFYYIPLQYQVLLVQSVALFWNTYLSWKTNYKGLIE
- the LOC116765646 gene encoding dnaJ homolog subfamily C member 5, which gives rise to MDKRKLSTAGDSLYQILQVPKTATADDVKKSYRKLALKYHPDKNPNNPEASDKFKEVNRAHTILSDATKRNIYDNYGSLGLYIAEQFGEENVNAYFVVTSTWCKALCCICGILTGCYFCCCLCCCCNCCCGKCKPRPPEESGDYHTLERDDSDGVQPVTMQPGGEGRPTGEQAPPIAMPMPMPAPASGASENTGLNTGGSIPKYT